In Gemmatimonadaceae bacterium, a single window of DNA contains:
- a CDS encoding efflux RND transporter periplasmic adaptor subunit, translating into MRLSYTFLRAAVVAALVVSTLGLNACKTESAEANGNAAAPGGNRPGGSQGGNQGGGRGGFGGGGNQISPVEITTVERVSIARTSLVAGQLAPLRVVGVTSIVAGPLLRVPVEEGSVVRQGQVLAELDARELEAQLTAAEKNLAFATSTAARSAELHKRGVVTVAEYERDQAALGAAEASVAQLRTRYGFTKIASPIDGVVMQRFVQAGDVVGGNSRMFTVADVSTLVVQLPVSELEVPYLREGSNVDVKVDALGQTVPGRIRRIFPAADSVSRLVPVEVAIGGATARQLRPGYTVRVTLNLNERPNALVVPTRAVVGAAGSQSVYVIRDGRAERRRVRVGPDTDGRTEVFEGLAAGDTVITTGNALLRDGAQVRIVEPLAPEGPGAAQPVSVPPAGARP; encoded by the coding sequence ATGCGCCTCTCCTATACGTTCCTCCGCGCCGCAGTCGTTGCGGCGCTCGTAGTTTCGACACTCGGCCTCAACGCCTGCAAGACCGAATCTGCAGAGGCCAACGGCAATGCTGCGGCGCCCGGCGGCAATCGCCCCGGTGGAAGTCAGGGCGGCAACCAAGGCGGCGGTCGCGGTGGCTTCGGCGGCGGCGGCAATCAGATCAGCCCGGTCGAGATCACCACGGTCGAGCGCGTGAGCATTGCGCGCACCAGTCTTGTCGCCGGCCAGCTCGCGCCGCTGCGCGTCGTCGGCGTGACATCGATTGTCGCCGGGCCGTTGCTGCGCGTGCCTGTCGAGGAAGGCTCGGTGGTCCGCCAGGGCCAGGTGCTCGCCGAACTCGACGCCCGCGAGCTCGAGGCACAGCTGACGGCCGCCGAGAAGAATCTGGCGTTCGCCACCAGCACGGCCGCGCGTTCGGCCGAGTTGCACAAGCGCGGTGTCGTCACCGTCGCGGAGTATGAGCGCGACCAGGCAGCGCTCGGCGCCGCCGAGGCGTCGGTGGCGCAGCTTCGCACGCGCTACGGCTTCACGAAGATCGCCTCGCCCATCGATGGCGTGGTGATGCAGCGTTTCGTTCAGGCCGGCGACGTCGTAGGCGGCAACAGCCGGATGTTCACGGTGGCCGATGTGAGCACGCTGGTCGTGCAGCTGCCGGTCTCCGAGCTTGAGGTGCCGTACCTCCGCGAGGGCTCCAACGTGGACGTGAAGGTGGACGCGCTCGGCCAGACGGTGCCGGGCCGCATCCGTCGCATCTTCCCTGCGGCTGACTCGGTGAGTCGGCTGGTTCCCGTTGAGGTGGCGATTGGCGGTGCGACCGCGCGCCAGCTGCGCCCGGGGTACACGGTGCGCGTGACGCTCAATCTGAATGAGCGCCCCAACGCGCTGGTGGTGCCGACGCGCGCCGTCGTCGGTGCGGCGGGCTCGCAGTCTGTGTATGTGATTCGTGACGGGCGCGCCGAGCGTCGGCGCGTGCGCGTGGGGCCCGATACCGACGGCCGCACGGAAGTCTTCGAGGGACTCGCCGCCGGCGACACCGTGATCACGACGGGTAATGCCCTGCTCCGCGACGGCGCGCAGGTGCGCATCGTGGAGCCGCTGGCGCCTGAGGGTCCGGGTGCCGCGCAGCCGGTGAGTGTGCCGCCTGCCGGAGCCCGTCCATGA